A window of the Gossypium hirsutum isolate 1008001.06 chromosome A03, Gossypium_hirsutum_v2.1, whole genome shotgun sequence genome harbors these coding sequences:
- the LOC107888133 gene encoding protein SOB FIVE-LIKE 5: protein MDDYGLFATECNSGYESGWTNYLDHSILSANPSSNDFKDSNDRGNKEEVVEEEEEEDLSMISDASSGPPPHFFYEINGCFNDDDDHDDDQYHYPLPQVAALDKNGAKQQVPPSCLDDTATSSPLINFFKTYDEVSMESIFDYPLQGLSATHLMGGPTFRDHCGFYQYSLYGNQLQTNHWF from the exons atggatGACTATGGGTTGTTTGCCACAGAATGTAATAGTGGTTATGAATCTGGTTGGACTAATTACTTAGACCACTCTATTCTGTCTGCAAATCCTTCAAGCAATGATTTCAAAGATAGCAATGATAGAGGTAATAAAGAAGAGGtcgttgaagaagaagaagaagaagacctTTCCATGATTTCTGATGCATCTTCTGGACCTCCACCACATTTCTTCTATGAAATTAATGGCTGcttcaatgatgatgatgatcatgATGATGACCAGTATCATTATCCCTTACCCCAAGTTGCTGCATTGGATAAAAATGGTGCTAAACAACAAGTACCGCCTTCTTGTCTTGATGATACTGCCACCAGCTCTCCTCTTATAAATTTCTTCAAG ACCTATGATGAAGTTTCAATGGAGAGTATATTTGATTATCCCCTACAGGGATTATCTGCAACACACTTAATG GGAGGGCCTACATTCCGTGACCACTGTGGTTTTTATCAGTATTCTCTATATGGAAACCAGCTACAAACTAACCA CTGGTTCTAA